The proteins below are encoded in one region of Flavobacterium sp. IMCC34852:
- a CDS encoding Lrp/AsnC family transcriptional regulator, translating into MKINQLQIEIDGIDKEILRDLMEDARKPILQIANKIGISGAAIHQRLRKLEEAGVISGSKFIIDNKVLGYKTMAFIGVYLEKASSNSDAVKELKKIPEVLECHYTTGNWSILIKIICRDNEHLMQLLNKKIQPIEGVSRTETFISLEQQIERQIQL; encoded by the coding sequence ATGAAGATAAATCAACTACAAATAGAAATTGACGGCATCGACAAAGAAATCCTTCGCGACTTGATGGAAGATGCCCGAAAACCCATTTTACAAATCGCCAACAAAATCGGAATTTCCGGTGCGGCCATTCACCAACGGTTGCGTAAACTCGAGGAGGCCGGCGTGATTTCGGGTTCCAAATTTATCATTGATAACAAAGTTTTGGGATACAAAACCATGGCGTTTATTGGGGTTTACTTAGAAAAAGCGTCGAGCAACTCCGATGCGGTAAAAGAACTGAAAAAAATTCCCGAAGTGTTAGAATGTCATTATACCACAGGAAACTGGAGCATTCTTATCAAAATCATTTGCCGCGATAACGAACACTTGATGCAATTGCTCAACAAAAAAATCCAACCCATTGAAGGCGTTTCGAGAACAGAAACGTTTATTTCTTTGGAACAACAGATTGAAAGACAGATACAGTTGTGA